From one Lycium barbarum isolate Lr01 chromosome 6, ASM1917538v2, whole genome shotgun sequence genomic stretch:
- the LOC132598591 gene encoding zinc-finger homeodomain protein 4 — protein sequence MELPPSQEEDMPIPINSTYVGGGGGHGHGHGHGHMIHHDPTPPNNTTNHIIPPSMNGPPIDAPPVATADHHVPFKKMVRYKECLKNHAAAMGGNATDGCGEFMPSGEEGTIEALICSACNCHRNFHRKEIEGEQQLLQLPSSCGDCYHLNRGGKKVYLGHNHHKGLLGPEPFGTIIPSRVPPHHQMIMSYNMGSLPNSESDEHDQDHGGVMGMARPLHHNHHVKKRFRTKFTQEQKEKMLNFAEKVGWKIQKQEEAVVQQFCQEVGVKRRVLKVWMHNNKHSLAKKNTNDILPHENQV from the exons ATGGAacttcctccaagtcaagaagagGATATGCCAATACCAATTAACAGCACATATGTTGGAGGAGGAGGAGGGCATGGTCATGGTCATGGTCATGGGCACATGATACATCATGATCCTACACCACCCAATAACACTACTAATCACATTATACCACCTTCCATGAATGGTCCTCCCATTGATGCACCACCAGTTGCAACAGCAGATCATCATGTACCTTTCAAGAAAATGGTCAG GTACAAAGAGTGCCTGAAGAACCATGCAGCAGCCATGGGTGGCAATGCAACTGATGGATGTGGTGAGTTCATGCCAAGTGGTGAAGAAGGTACAATTGAAGCCCTCATTTGTTCAGCTTGCAATTGCCATAGAAACTTCCATAGAAAAGAAATAGAAGGTGAACAACAACTTCTTCAATTACCCTCTTCTTGTGGTGATTGCTATCATCTCAATAGGGGAGGCAAAAAAGTTTATTTGGGACATAACCATCACAAGGGCCTTTTAGGTCCTGAGCCATTTGGAACTATAATTCCTTCTAGAGTACCACCACATCATCAGATGATAATGTCATATAACATGGGTTCACTTCCTAATTCTGAGTCAGACGAACATGATCAAGATCATGGTGGGGTTATGGGTATGGCTAGGCCATtacatcataatcatcatgtgaAGAAGAGGTTTAGGACAAAGTTTACTCAGGAACAGAAGGAGAAAATGCTCAATTTTGCTGAGAAAGTTGGATGGAAAATACAAAAACAAGAGGAAGCTGTGGTGCAACAGTTTTGCCAAGAAGTGGGAGTTAAAAGAAGAGTACTTAAAGTATGGATGCACAACAATAAGCACAGTCTTGCCAAGAAAAATACCAACGATATTCTTCCGCATGAAAATCAAGTTTGA